The following coding sequences are from one Streptomyces dengpaensis window:
- a CDS encoding polysaccharide biosynthesis tyrosine autokinase, with the protein MDLHGFLKAIARRWPTAVVCLVLAIGAALAVTGLSTPVYEARTQLFVATRTGDDTTQMNQGQSFSQARVQSYAAIVTTRQVTRPVVKELGLRTTPEELASRITATAPLNTVLIDITVRDTKPQRAARIANAVAQRFSAVVERLEAPKRASGSEQTGKSRRSGADASLVSLGVTQEAVAPAGPISPRPLLNLVAGVLGGLLLGAGLVALRETLDTTLKTSEALGEFTTLPGLGTIPYDRNVPKQPLVSSDEHSQRAEAFRKLRTNLQFSQVDEPPRIIAVTSSVPGEGKTNTAVNLALSLAETGLSTCLVDGDLRRPCVASTFGLVQDAGLTTVLIGQARIEDVMQQAGARLSVLASGAVPPNPTELLASARMEEVLRELADTYEVVIVDTAPLLPVADTLGLASLAQGALLVVRAAKTSREQVRTAAESLDRVSVRVLGTVFNMAPVHRGNRYGTYGSYGELPAPRVSHPRKEAAAATPLADEK; encoded by the coding sequence TTGGATCTCCACGGATTCCTTAAAGCTATTGCCAGACGCTGGCCGACCGCCGTGGTCTGTCTGGTTCTCGCGATCGGGGCGGCGCTCGCCGTGACGGGCTTGAGTACCCCCGTCTACGAGGCGAGGACCCAGCTCTTCGTCGCCACCCGCACCGGCGACGACACCACCCAGATGAACCAGGGGCAGAGTTTCTCGCAGGCGCGCGTTCAGTCGTACGCCGCGATCGTGACCACCCGTCAGGTGACCCGGCCCGTGGTGAAGGAGCTGGGACTGCGCACCACTCCGGAGGAACTGGCGTCGCGGATCACCGCCACCGCCCCACTCAACACCGTGCTCATCGACATCACCGTCCGGGACACCAAGCCCCAGCGTGCGGCGCGCATCGCCAACGCCGTGGCGCAGCGGTTCAGCGCGGTCGTCGAGCGACTGGAGGCGCCCAAGCGTGCGTCCGGCTCGGAGCAGACAGGAAAGAGCCGCCGTTCGGGCGCCGATGCCTCGCTCGTCTCCCTGGGCGTCACCCAGGAAGCCGTCGCCCCCGCCGGTCCGATCTCACCCCGCCCGCTGCTGAACCTCGTCGCAGGAGTGCTCGGCGGCCTGCTGCTCGGTGCCGGCCTCGTCGCCCTGCGCGAGACCCTCGACACCACGCTCAAGACGAGCGAGGCGCTGGGCGAGTTCACCACGCTGCCGGGTCTCGGCACCATCCCGTACGACAGGAACGTCCCCAAGCAACCGCTCGTCAGCTCCGACGAGCACTCCCAGCGTGCCGAGGCCTTCCGCAAGCTGCGCACCAACCTGCAGTTCTCGCAGGTCGACGAGCCGCCCCGGATCATCGCGGTGACAAGTTCGGTGCCCGGCGAGGGCAAGACCAACACCGCGGTGAACCTCGCCCTCTCGCTCGCTGAGACAGGTCTCTCCACCTGCCTCGTGGACGGCGACCTGCGCCGACCGTGCGTGGCCTCGACCTTCGGTCTCGTCCAGGACGCTGGTCTGACCACCGTGCTCATCGGACAGGCCCGCATCGAGGACGTGATGCAGCAGGCCGGCGCCCGGCTCTCGGTTCTCGCCAGCGGCGCCGTACCGCCGAACCCCACGGAGCTGCTCGCCTCGGCGCGCATGGAAGAGGTACTGCGCGAACTGGCGGACACCTACGAGGTCGTGATCGTCGACACCGCGCCGCTGCTGCCGGTCGCCGACACCCTCGGGCTCGCGTCCCTCGCCCAGGGCGCGCTGCTCGTCGTCCGCGCCGCGAAGACCAGCCGGGAACAGGTCCGCACCGCCGCGGAATCGCTGGACCGCGTGAGTGTCCGCGTTCTCGGCACCGTCTTCAACATGGCTCCGGTGCACCGGGGCAATCGCTACGGCACCTACGGCTCGTACGGCGAGCTGCCCGCTCCTCGTGTGTCGCACCCCCGGAAGGAGGCCGCCGCGGCGACACCCCTCGCGGACGAGAAATGA
- a CDS encoding alcohol dehydrogenase catalytic domain-containing protein, producing the protein MALQSKVAETGIRGGAADMSADTMLAYRIPSIHSSAQWSRVPVPKPSSGEVLIQMAAAGLCHTDLEIMDKGVQFVPHKDRPYTLGHENVGYVAALGPGVTDVVVGEAVVVNSGMTCGTCEYCLAGQDNYCDNRPGYYGLSDDGGLAAYLLCAAPRPRIHR; encoded by the coding sequence ATGGCACTGCAGAGCAAGGTCGCAGAGACAGGAATTCGAGGAGGAGCCGCCGACATGTCTGCCGATACGATGCTGGCCTACCGCATCCCGTCGATCCACAGCTCCGCGCAATGGTCACGGGTACCCGTGCCGAAGCCCAGCTCCGGCGAGGTCCTGATCCAGATGGCGGCGGCCGGCCTGTGCCATACCGATCTGGAAATCATGGACAAGGGCGTGCAGTTCGTGCCGCACAAGGACCGTCCCTACACGCTCGGGCATGAGAACGTCGGTTACGTGGCCGCGCTCGGCCCAGGGGTCACGGACGTGGTCGTGGGCGAGGCGGTCGTAGTGAACTCGGGTATGACCTGCGGCACGTGTGAATACTGCCTGGCCGGCCAGGACAACTACTGCGACAATCGCCCCGGTTACTACGGCCTGAGTGACGACGGCGGCCTCGCCGCCTACCTCCTTTGCGCGGCGCCGCGACCTCGTATCCATCGGTGA
- a CDS encoding zinc-binding dehydrogenase has protein sequence MTTAASPPTSFARRRDLVSIGDLDPIQAAPLGDAGGTSYGAVNAVLPYIRPNGFVVVVGIGGLGSFALQFLRLKTSATIIAVDLADKLAHARSRGAHHTVTSDPSAAATIRELTGGRGADAIIDFVGVDATLQLATDVVRPTGCINFVGTGGGTLPFRFQNPPLGVHIVATASYSMQELQDLVGLAQRGLLTSDVTTYAFQDLEEAYSALRDGRIEGRAVVAFDGDRPTP, from the coding sequence GTGACGACGGCGGCCTCGCCGCCTACCTCCTTTGCGCGGCGCCGCGACCTCGTATCCATCGGTGACCTCGATCCGATCCAGGCCGCACCGCTCGGCGACGCCGGCGGAACCTCGTACGGCGCCGTCAACGCCGTCCTGCCGTACATCCGCCCGAACGGTTTCGTGGTCGTGGTCGGCATCGGCGGCCTCGGCTCGTTCGCCCTGCAGTTCCTGCGCCTGAAGACCTCGGCCACCATCATCGCGGTCGACCTGGCCGACAAGCTTGCCCACGCCCGCAGCCGAGGCGCCCACCACACCGTCACCAGCGACCCCTCGGCGGCAGCGACGATCAGGGAGCTCACCGGTGGCCGCGGTGCCGACGCAATCATCGACTTCGTCGGTGTCGACGCCACGTTGCAGCTCGCCACCGACGTCGTCCGTCCCACCGGCTGCATCAACTTCGTCGGCACGGGTGGCGGCACCCTGCCGTTCCGTTTCCAGAACCCGCCCCTGGGCGTGCACATCGTCGCCACGGCCAGCTATTCCATGCAGGAACTGCAGGACCTGGTCGGGCTCGCTCAACGTGGCCTGCTCACCTCCGACGTCACCACGTACGCCTTCCAAGACCTGGAGGAGGCCTACAGCGCCCTGCGAGACGGTCGGATCGAGGGGCGCGCGGTCGTCGCTTTCGACGGTGACCGGCCCACGCCGTGA
- a CDS encoding DUF1876 domain-containing protein: MTQAQTPLRTAVGWHVELEFEEDEHRTRAAALVRLQDGNEVRAHGYASRHPSDSNQPRVGEEVAGARALNELAMKLLTKAHDEIDEASGRTSRPLTT, from the coding sequence ATGACACAGGCGCAGACTCCGCTACGGACCGCCGTCGGATGGCACGTGGAGCTGGAATTCGAGGAGGACGAGCACCGCACGCGCGCCGCAGCCCTCGTACGTCTCCAGGACGGAAACGAAGTGCGTGCCCACGGGTACGCAAGCCGCCACCCCTCCGACTCCAATCAGCCGAGAGTCGGCGAGGAGGTCGCGGGAGCGAGGGCACTGAATGAGTTGGCGATGAAACTGCTGACCAAGGCGCACGACGAGATCGACGAGGCGTCGGGCAGGACATCGCGCCCGCTGACCACCTGA
- a CDS encoding low molecular weight phosphatase family protein, whose translation MTQVLFVCTGNVHRSVLAERLLAARLPPGSAVRPKSAGTQARPWSGMEASTRAVLEELGGDGSGFAARPLTAQLVAEAALVLGLAHEHREAAVRLAPTALRRCFTLKEFVRLAVGGADTVRGGKGTATMHGDVPDGQVPPVVDGFDDVVAATAGRRGVAAPVPPAEDDISDPWGRPHSVLYECAREIDGAVSALARLLGGGASL comes from the coding sequence ATGACCCAGGTCCTGTTCGTCTGCACGGGCAACGTGCACCGCTCGGTGCTCGCCGAGCGGCTGCTGGCCGCGAGGCTTCCGCCCGGTTCGGCCGTACGGCCGAAGAGCGCCGGAACGCAGGCGCGGCCCTGGTCCGGCATGGAGGCCTCCACCAGGGCGGTGCTGGAGGAACTGGGCGGTGACGGCTCCGGTTTCGCGGCCCGCCCGCTCACCGCGCAGCTCGTCGCGGAAGCAGCGCTGGTCCTCGGGCTCGCGCACGAACACCGGGAGGCCGCCGTACGGCTCGCGCCGACGGCGCTGCGGCGCTGCTTCACCCTGAAGGAGTTCGTACGTCTCGCTGTGGGGGGAGCCGACACGGTGCGGGGCGGGAAAGGTACGGCGACCATGCATGGCGACGTACCGGACGGGCAAGTTCCGCCGGTCGTGGACGGTTTCGACGACGTGGTCGCGGCCACGGCCGGCCGTCGGGGTGTCGCCGCCCCGGTCCCGCCGGCCGAGGACGACATCTCGGACCCGTGGGGGAGGCCCCACTCCGTGCTGTACGAGTGCGCCCGCGAGATCGACGGGGCGGTAAGCGCGCTCGCCCGGTTGCTGGGCGGCGGAGCGAGCCTCTGA
- a CDS encoding TetR/AcrR family transcriptional regulator: MEPRRKNAAVQLDESEILRRGLDTFAELGYDATTVRELARRLGVSHNFINDRYGSKASFWRAVVDFALTDVQAERDALLARYRDDDERLRNAVGQLYRTTAHASQLNRLIADESTRDSDRLDYLHQRFVQPFWDSITPTITALVEAGRIPRVAPHILYFAIVGPALALTQDPIADRLDPAAPPTASRDRNAMADALSAMVLHGLLPPAQRT; this comes from the coding sequence ATGGAGCCGCGACGAAAGAACGCTGCCGTGCAGCTCGACGAGAGCGAGATCCTCCGCCGGGGACTCGACACGTTCGCCGAGCTCGGCTACGACGCGACCACCGTGCGGGAGCTGGCCCGCCGGCTCGGCGTCAGTCACAACTTCATCAATGACCGTTACGGGTCGAAGGCGAGCTTCTGGCGCGCGGTGGTGGACTTCGCGCTCACCGACGTCCAAGCCGAGCGCGACGCGCTGCTGGCGCGGTACCGCGACGACGACGAACGGCTGAGAAACGCGGTGGGCCAGCTCTACCGCACGACGGCACACGCGTCGCAGCTCAACCGGCTGATCGCCGATGAGTCCACTCGCGACTCCGACCGCCTGGACTACCTGCACCAGCGGTTCGTGCAGCCGTTCTGGGACTCCATCACACCGACGATCACGGCTCTCGTCGAGGCGGGGCGCATCCCGCGCGTAGCCCCGCACATCCTCTATTTCGCGATCGTCGGCCCGGCACTGGCGCTGACACAGGACCCGATCGCCGACCGCCTCGATCCCGCCGCCCCACCGACCGCGTCGCGCGACCGGAACGCCATGGCCGACGCGTTGTCGGCCATGGTCCTGCACGGACTGCTGCCGCCGGCACAGCGAACATGA